ACAGCGCGGGGGCTTCGGAAGGATCGAAACCGACGCCATTGTCGCGGACGACGAAGACGGTTCCGTCCCCGTCACGCTCCGCGAAAACCTCGACGCGCGGATTCCCGACACCCTTCGTGAATTTCCAGGCGTTCCCGAGAAGGTTGCGCAGGACGACGCGCAGAACGCGACCGTCGGCCTCGGCAACGAGGCCCTCCTCGATCGACACGTCAACATCATGGTCGGGCATCCACTCGCGAAGATCCGACGCGACCTCCCGAGCGACTTGGGAGACGTCGACCTGGGCGAGTGAGACGGGCGACGAAACCGATCTCGAGAGCGCGAGAAGGTCGTTCACGAGCGTCACGAGTCGTCGGCTCTCCTTCCGCGCGCGGCCGACGAGCGCGGCGCCCTCCTCACCGAGCGCGTTACCGTGATCCTCCTCGAGCACCTCGAGGAGCTGAGCGACGCCGCGCAGCGGCGCGCGGATGTCGTGCGAAACGGCCGCGGCGAACGCTTCGAGGCTCCGATTCACCTCAAGGAGGTCCCGCGTGCGCGTCCGCACGAGGCCTTCGAGGGCGAGGGCCTCGCTCCGGCGCTCCATCTCGGATTCGCGGCCGGAGACGATCCGATCGAGCAGCCGATCGAGCGACCGCCGGGCGTCCGCCGTTCCAAGATACTCCTCCGCCGGGATGTAGAACGGGTTGTCGCAAAGGAGGCCTCGGTGAAGGACCTTGGGATGGGTACGCAGGACGCCGAGGAGAAGCTCGGCGGGAAACCGGTTGAGGTTGTACTGGCAGATGGCCGACGCATTGTATCTTGCGAAGAACCCGTTCAGCTTCGCCTCGTACTCGAGGACGCGCTCGGTTCCGGGCTCGCTGCCGAGCGCCCACGTCATCTCGCCCGTCACGCGAAGCGCGGCGAAGCCGCGGTCCCGGGCCTCGAGCGCGGCCTCGGCGAGATAACCCAGCATCCGGTCGGGATCGAATCCGCCGTCGCGGATGTAAGCGTCCGTCTTCGACGCCATGACGAGGCTCCCGGACCGCTCCGCCGCCGCGACGTCGATGCCCGCCCGGACGAGCGCCGCGTCGATTTCCGAGACAGTGCGGTCGTCCGCGACGTAGATGCAGCGCTCGCCTTTTTCCAACCCGTCCTTCACGTACGGGACGACGGCCGCGAGCTGGTCCTCCGTCGAAGCGTAGACGAGGCAGAGGTGGTCGTGCGGAGCCACCGCGAGTTCCATCTCCGCCTCGGCTCCGCGCCGCGGTCCGGGATCGCCGCGGGCGCGACGCAACCGGTTCAAGGCCTCCGTGGCGAGCACGTTCGCAAGATAGGCGTCGCGCTCGCGCGAAGCCGCCGCGAGGGCGGCGACGACGTCGTCGTCGTGGAGCGACCTCACCTCCCAGTCCGGATGGTCGGAGCCTTTGAGGCGTTCGAGGTGGTGGCCGTACCTGGAATCCCCCATCGATATCCCGCGTCCGATGGCAACCTCATGATGCATATAGCCTGCAAGGAGCCGGGGGGGTCATGCGGGCACGTCAGGCAGGGAGGCTATTTATTCCCCCGTCGTTCTCGCGGAATCGGCCCGATCGCCGGGCCGAGGCCCGCCCATGTCAACGCCGCGTCCGGCTTCCGATGCCCGCCTCACGCTCGCCTTCCGCAACGTCGCGCGCTATGTGCGCGATCCGGCCGCGAACCTGCCGCTCTACGAGGCGCTCGGGTTCGGGCTGGTGCGCGACGCGGGCGACATGCTCGTGCTTCGCCATCACGACGGCGTCGGCCTCGTCCTCCACCGCTGGGACGAGCGCCCGACGACCCTTCTCGACACCGCGCTCGGATTTACGATCGCGGGCGACGAAGACCGGCTGCGCGCGCACCTCGAAGCCGCGGGGTGGCGGCTTCTGCGCGCCCCCCAGCACGGCGACGTGGGCTATTTCCTCATCTACGGCGACCTCGACGGCAATCCCGTGAACCTCGTCGGGAAGCCGCTGCGCGCCGCGCCCGCGCCCGGGACCGTGCGCCTCGTGCTTCGGGACGGCCGGGCCGTTGCCGAGCCGATGGAGCCGTGACGGCCGTGCGCGCGGTCCTCCTCCTCTGCGCCGTCGTCGCGCTCGCGGGTTGTCTCGGAGCGACCCGCATCGAGGAATCCGCGCTGTCGGAGGACGACCATGGGGTCCCGCCCCCGACCGTCCAGAACGACACGGGGCGGGTTGTCGTGCTCGCGCTCTTCACGGACCGCTCCCCGCTGCCGGGCGTCCTCGTGGAGACGGGAAACCTTTCGGCAACGACGGATGCCGAGGGGGTGGCCCGGCTCGCGCTTCCGGCCGGATTCCACACGCTCGTCGCGACCAAAGCGGCTCACCGCGGGGCGCAGGCGGGCATCGACGTCGCGCCGGGGGCTGAAACCACGGTCGAGATGGTCCTCGCCTCCGCCGAGGGCGGCTCGCACGCGCATCGGGCCGGCTTCGGAGCGCACCACGACACGTATCGTTTCGAAGGGCACTTCGATTGCAGCCTCACCGCCGTCGTGCTCACGGGCGATTGCCTCCTTCTCGTCACGAACGCCACCGAGCGAGCGGGAGCCCCAGACCCCGTCTCGGGCGCGACGCGCGAGCGCCACGTCATCGACTTCCCGCTCGACCTCACGTGGTCGCATCTCATCGTCGAGATGACCTGGCGCGCCGACCCCTCCACCCCCGCGACCGGCGAGGGGATGAGCCTCGCCCTCGAGCCGGCCGAGGCGCCGACGCACGGTTACGCCCCGAAGTACGCGCGGGCCGCGGGCGGCTCGCCCCTCAGGATCGACCTCTTTCCGGGAGAAGCCCACGCCTCGGCGACGGCCGACGACAAGCCCAATCCTCTCGGAGGAGAGGTCATCCGCGCGCGCGCCTTCGTGCTCGGCGCGGGCCACAACGCGGGCGGACAGGGGTACCTGGGCGTATCGGCCGCGCGCGATCACGCCTTCGAACTCGTCGTGACCGTGTTCTACGGGGAGCGCGCGCCCGAGGGCTATTCAGGTCTTGCCTGATCCTTGGCTCCACCGCCGGGACCCTTGGTCCTCGCCCCGTGATCACGCGAGGGCTCGGCCTGCGAACACGACCGCCGCGGCGATCGGGAAGCCGGCCGCGAACAGGTAGATGGGATCGCCGCTTTCCATGAAAAAATAGAGAAGCGCGACCGTGAGCGCGAGGTCGAGGACCCCGAGCGACCACAGGAGCGCGCGTTTCACGGCGCGGGGAGCCTCCAACCCCGCGAAAGACCTTGCGGTCCCGCCGCGCCCGCGACCCGGGTGAACGCATCCCCGAAGGTTGAAGCGGCGCGGCCGCGCTCGATCCGCCGACGCCGATGCAAGCCTACCTCTGCCGCCGCTACGGCGGCGTCGACGCGATCGACCTCGCCGAGGTCCCCGACCCCGTCCCGGCGGAACACGAGGTGCTCGTGCGGATCCACGCCACCACCGTGACGGCGGGCGACTGGCGCGTGCGCACGCTCGAGGTTCCGCAGGGCCTCGGCCTCGTCGCGCGCCTCGCGATCGGATTCAGCAGGCCCAGGCAGCCGATCCTCGGCACCGAGCTTGCGGGGATCGTCGAAGCGGTGGGCGCCCACGTGACCCGCTTCCGACCCGGCGACGCCGTCTTCGCCTTCCCGGGCGAGGCGATGGGCGCGCACGCGGAGCTTCGCGCGATCGCGGAGGACGGCCCCATCGCGCCGAAGCCCGCGAACCTCTCGATGGAGGACGCCGCGGCCCTCCCCTTCGGCGGGGCGACGGCCCTGGACTTCCTGCGCAAGGTCGAGCTCCGGCCGCGCGAGCGCATCCTCGTCGTCGGCGCCTCGGGCAACGTCGGCACCGCGCTCGTGCAGCTCGCGAAGCGCGCGGGCGCCCACATCACGGCCGTCGCGAGCGGCGCGAACGAGGACCTCGTGCGCTCGCTCGGGGCGGACCGATTCGTCGACTACACGAGGGAACCCTACCTCGACGGGCGCGAGACCTACGACGTGATCGCGGACACGGCCGGGGTCGACCATGGCGGCGGCGGGATGGGCGGTGCCCTCCTCCTCGTCGGCGCGGTCGCGCTCGGCGGCTACGCCCTCTGGAACGCCCTCCGGAACCGGAAGGACAGCGAACTGGAACCCCTCTGACGGGAGGTGAAACACACGGAAGATTGCGACAAGAACGGAGCGACCGCGGCCGGAGGCCCCGCGGGCATCTGGCGCAAGCGATCCGTCCAAGCGACGGGCAACGTCACACTGCTTGGCGCGGGGACCACGCTCCTCGGCATGGGCGTCACAGCCTACATGGGCAGCGGCGCGCACGCGCTGGAGATGACCCTGCTCGGACTCATGGCGCTCGGGCTCTACGAGCTGCTGCCGTGAATGGCAGGCACGCGCGCATTCTGGCGAGAGAGGCGTCCCTCGCCACGCCGAACGGGTGCACCGAATGGGCGCCTTGCGGTCCCAACAGCGCGGAGGAGGTTCACAAGGCCCGGCCCTCCGCCGGGCTACCAGCAGCCTCCCATGCCGTTGTTGGGATTCCCGTACATTGTGTTCGAGTCCGCGCCTTCGCCAGCGACGACGAGCCGGACCTTGTACTCGTAGGTGGTTCCGCAAGTCAGGCCATTGTCGTCGTGACTAGTCGTGTTCTGGTCCGTAATCGTCTGAACTAACCCCCATGCCCCGCCACTTGTGCGGCGGTAAACCTCGTACTTCTCGAACCCCTGGCCACTATACTTCGACCATCCGAGGCTGAGGCATGTCTTCTGGTTCGTCTGGCAGTACACGACAGAGTTGAGCGTCGTGGACGGTGCGGCGCACGAGCCGTAGCCGTTGTTCGGGATGCCGCTCATGGTGTTCGAGTCGGCGGACTCGCCCGCGCTGTAGAGGCGCACCTTATACTCGTAGGTCGTGCCACACGTGAGGCTGCTGTCGCTGTGAGAGGTTGTCCCTGCCGCCGTGATCGTTTGCGCGAGGCTCCAGTCTCCGCCGGAGGCACGCCGGTAAACCTCGTACTTCTCGAAGCCGCCGCCAGTGTATTGTGACCACCCGACGCGGAGGCACGTCTTGGGAGAGGTATCGCAGAGGACAACGCTCGTGACCGCGACCGCGGACGCGGTGCATCCGCCAAATCCGTTGTTCGGATTGCCGCTCAGGCTGTTGCTGTCACCGCGCTTCCCGTTGACGTAGAGCGAAACGCGATAGTCGTAGGTCGTGCCACAGGTGAGGCCGCTGTCGTCGTGGGTCGTAGTTCCTACGCTCGTGATGGTCTGGACCAGGGCCCACGACCCACCCCCGGTCCGCCGGTAAATCTCATACTTCTGGAAACCCGACCCAGAGTATTGCGACCACCCGACTTTCAGGCAGGTCTTCTGGTTCGACGCACAGAAAACGACGGACGACAGCACTACAACCGGAGCGCCTTCGACGTAGAGGCTGTTGGAGGCCGCGCTACCCTTGCTGTTGAAGGCCCAAACGGTGTAGTACCCCTTGGCGTCGTCTGGGAGGGTGTACGTGCGCGCCGCCTTGTCAGTGATGGTTGCCACGACGGTTCCAGCACCAGGGCTCGTCATGGGGCTGTTCGAGTTTCGTACCTCGTATCGCGTGAAACCCTCACCGATGGTTGGTGTCCACTTGAGTCGCCCCTCGGCCTGGTAGAGAATCATTGGCGTGGGCTGCCCATCGAGCGGGTTCCATGGCTCCACCTTCAGGGGCCAGAGGTAGCCGCCGGTGGCAGTGAAGAACCGGTTGTAGGAAGCATTACTGGCGGCGGCGATGATGGCCTCCGACCAAGGGTCTTTTCCGCGAGCGTCAGAAAGGCCCGTTTCGAGAGCCGCCCTCATCGCCCGGTCGGAGACGAGGATGCCGTCGATTTTGACGGGCACGGGCACCGGGGCAGGGCTAGGGGCCATGGCGGTGAACGTCGCGTAGATGCGCGGTTCAATTCCCTCCGCGGCGAAGTCGAACATAACTCCGGGAAGAAGGCCTGCCGAAGCGGTCCACGCGGTCTGTTCGGGTGGTAGTATCCAGCCCTTCACTTCGATGTGGCGCACGAGGCTATTCTGTGGGAAGGTCAGACCCGGTAGCTCCTTTGCCATGTGGCTGCTGCCGGGTGGAACCCACTCCAATCCAGTCACAACGAAGATAGCATTGGCCTGGGTCCGGGATGCCTGGAGTTCTCCCATCCCGCTGAGGAAGTTGCTCTCCCCGATGTTCGCCAAGGGGCTGCTCGGGGTCCGGCTCAAGAGTTGAAGGACCCCGGTCTTGCCGGTCCACTGGTCAGCGAGCGATTTCAGATCGAGTGCCGCATCTGTGGCGGGCGCCCCCAATTTGGCTGTGTTCACGAGGAAGCCCCGGACCTTGACCTCATGGCCGGTGGTCGTGTACGGGTACTGCGCGAGCGTGAGGAGATCGCGGCTGGTCGGGTCTGGCATGAAGCGGACGAGCGCGAGATTGTACGTGTCCACGCGGCTCTCGCTGTAGGTGTGTGTCCCCAGATCGTACACGCCGACATCGAACGGGAGGTTGGCAACCTTCGTCGCGAGTTCCGAACTGCCACCGCTCGTAGCCGCGCCGACTGCCTTGACCACGGTCTTCATGGTGGTACCGGAGGCGAATCCTTGAGTGGAAAGGTGGCGAGCATAGGCATCGCCGAGCACGCTTTGCGGGCTGGAGGCTATCGTGTTCAGAGGAACGCTCTCCGCCTCAGCCGTCGTGAAGGTATCAGCCACGAGGAGATTGATCGAGGGTGCACTCGACGCGGCGATCCCGAGAAACTTCACGAGGTCGTAGTTGGTTCCCTTGACTGTGAGGAAGTGGACTTCATCGCTCGCGCCCTCGAAGCCCTTCAGAACGATGAAAGACGTGTGTTTGTTGAGAATCTCGTCGGGCTGGGCCAGTTTCAGGACGAACGCTTCATCCATGAGCACGCCGACCGAGTAGGTGGACGTGGGAAACTTCTCGGCCAGCTTGGACGTGATTTCGCTGTGCTGTTGCGGGAAGAGTTGTTGGAGCGACACTCCGAATGTCTGAACGACAGCGAAGCCCGTTCGCTCAACCGGAGTGCCAACCGGACCACTCGTACCGGCGCTTGGAGTACCGGAACCCGCACCTGAGGGATCGGAGCCCGTCGTGCCGGGGCGCCCGCCGGATGAGCCGTCAGGGTTCTGGTCACTCCCAGGAGAGCCTGCGCCGGAGACCGGCACGGACCCTTTGCCACCCGCGTCGGGTGAGGGAACCGATCCGGGGGAGCCGTCGGAAGGATTCGTGCCAGGCGTGCTGGGCGAAATGACGCCGTCGGACCCATCACCAGCGGGGAGCGCATCCCCCGTCGCGCCTGGCGCGTCGGGCGTGGCGCAGCCGGCCACAAGCATCGCGAGAACAGTCAAGAGGGCAAGTGGGGCTCGACCCCAGTGGCGCGAACGGTGAGTGGACTGCAAACTGAAGTCGCCTCCATGACCTCCCTATGAGGTTGGCCCCGCCGAAACCGAACCGGTAAAATATAAACGTATCGTCGTTCGGGGCCTCTCGCGGGTTCCTGCGCTATCTCGCGGAAGTCCCGCTTGGGGTGACCACGCCAAATGGGCTTGCTCTCAGGGATACCTCCACTCGCTCCATCCGGTACACCGACAACCACCGCGCGGCGAGGGCCTTGCCGTACCGCTCCATCGCTAGCTCCAAGCTCGGCAGCATGTACACGGTTCGATTCGGGTGCCCATGTCCGGGGCCGTTCACGAGGTCAGCGACATCGCCCCCAACTCAAGGAGACATCGAAGGGCGACGTTTCCGCGAAGGCGCCGCTCAAGCGCGGGGAAAGGAGCCCACGTTTCAGGACGTGGAATCCCAAGAAACGGGCGCTCGTGCCTGTGGCCGCGTCTCGACTCGAAGTTCGCTGCCGGCGGACGAGGCCGTGCGCAAGATAGCGTGGTCGGGAACTTATTCACCGGCGACTAACTAAGACGGCCGCCATTCTACGCGGCGCGTGGACGCGCTCCCGCGAGCGAATTCCGCCGGAGCACGGGTAGCGGCAGCGCCGCGCGTGGAGGATGAAATAGTGTTCCGGTCGGTTCAGGTGGAGTAGCCATGGCGGCGAACCCGAAGGGTGCTCGCCGGGCGAAGCCCCGGCGCCGCAAGCCGGCGAAGAAGAAGGTGTTCGAGGATCAGGACCAGCCTGCGCACCGCGTGACGCTCCGCCTCGGGGACGACATCCAGCTTCCCGCGGACGTCGCGGTTCGCAAGCTCGCGTGGATCGGGAAGTCCGGCTCGGGGAAGTCGTACGGCGTGGGCCTCCTCCTGGAGCAGATGCGTCGCAACGGCATCCGCTTCATCGTCATCGACCCCGTCGGCACGCACACGGGCGTCGCGCAGCTCGAAGGCGTCGTCTTCCACGAGGTGCAGCGGGGCATGCACGTGGGACGCTTCGTGCGCCACATCCTGGAGAACGACCTCAACATCGTCGTGAACCTCCGCGCGCTCTCCTTCGACGAGCAGCGCCTCTTCATCGCCCTCTTCCTGGAGAACCTGTACCGATGGAACAAGGACTTCGGGCCCCGTCACGTGGTCGTGGAGGAGGTGCAGCAGTTCGCGCCCCAGGGCGGGAAGGCCGAGAGCAAGGAAATGCTGGAAGTCATCAGCACCATGGGCCGCATGGAGGGCATCGGCTTCTCCGTCGTCACGCAGCGTCCCGCCATCGTCTCCAAGACCGTGATCGCGAACACGGACGCGTTCTTCTTCTTCCAGCTCATGCTCCCCCAAGACCTGGGCGCCGTCGAGGAAGTGCTCACCGCGCGCACGTCCCTCCCGCCCGAGGAGGAGAAGAAGATCCAGGAGATCATCGGCTCCATGCCAAGCCTCGGCAAGGGCGAGGTCATCCTCTACTCGCCCGAGTGGTTGCAGACCGCGGAGCGCAAGCGCGTGAACGGGCGCCGCGTCACCCCGCACACGGGCGGCACGCCCGACAATTACGTGCGACCCATGGGCGACGAGCCCGGCCTCGGGGACAACCCCGCATTCCAAGACGGCGCGCCTGGCTCCGCCACGCCAGCGACCCCGGCAGCGGGGGGCGAGGCCGGCGCCGCGGACCCGGCGACGTTCCGTGGCGCGCATCCCCCCAGCGTGAGTGCGCCACCAGGCGCAGGGTCATCACCATTGCCCCGGGCGGAGGTTCCGTCGTCGCTTCCGCCGCTGCCGCCGCCCGTGCGGCGCGTGAGCGCGTACAAGGTGGCCGCGCTCCTCGGCGTGGGCGCGCTCGCGTTTCCCGTCGTCCTCCTTCCGCTCCAGCGCTTGCTTCAGCGCGACGCTGTTGCTCCCGAGTGAAGGCAGAACCGGGCCCCGTTGTCCAGTCCTGGATTCGGTGCGGCTCAAAGACTAAATCCCGTTCGCGTCGATGGTCCGGCAAGCGGCCTTACCGGGGACGCTACGGGAACGGCGAGGGCGCGGAGCGCGCGCCCGAGGCCGGACCGTCCGGGACGGACGCGCCACAAAGGGTGGTCTCGACCGTATGGCAGAACTTCCGCTTCCGAAGATCTCGGAGGAAACGATGCACACGGCGAGGGTCGCGGGCTATCTCGGGCTCGGGGTCCTCGCCTTCGGGCTTGTCCTGGGAACGATGCGCGCCGTCACGAAGGGGCGGTGATCCCGCATGCCGCTCCGCGACTACGTGGACGTGCGCGCCGTCGCGCGCAACCTCACCTCCCCCGCCTACCTCGGCACGATGGCCATCCTCGGCGTCGGCCTGTGGGCTGCCGACCGGTACGCGGCGCCCGGCAGCGCGTGGCGCAACCTCCGGTTCGTCACGCTGGGCGCTCTCGGCGCTGGCGTCGGGTACGGCATCCTCGCGCCCCTCTTCCCGCCCCTCTCGCGCGGCCTTACGGCGGCCGCGGCCACGAGCGCGGCCGCCGCAAGCGCGGTCGCCGCGGCCTCGCAGCCCAGCGCCTCGCCGCCGCCCCCTTCCCGCGCGCAGACGAACAAGCAGTTCGAGCCCGCGCAGGGCGTCGAGAGCTCGGGGGTGTTCGTCGGCCAGTGAGGGCAACCTCACGGGCTTGATGCGCGAAGGAGCGTGAACCACACATGGCAGTCCAGAAGGATTTTCGAACGGGCGTCATCGCCAACCTCGCGGCCGGAGCGAGCTCCGAGGTCGTGAACGAGGCGCTCACCGGGCAAGAGATGCTGACGATCGAGCGCCTCGGGGTCACCCCGCACGCGGACCTCCGCGTCACCCTGGAGGTCGAGAAGACGACAGTGTACAAGGACCTCCCCACGCAGTCGGCGGCCTTCCCGGTCTCCGACGCGAACGCCGAGGTGTTCCTGTGCACGCCCGTCGTGGGCGTCCTCCCCGAGAAGCGGTGGAAGGTCACGATCAAGAACGTCGGGGCCGCGGCCGTCGCGAACGTCCGCTACTACGTCCCCGTCACCAAGTACACGGGCGCGGACCTCCAGAGGGTCCTGTGAGGAGGTGAAGAATCATGGCAGTCCAGAAGGATTTCCGCACCGGAACCGTGAACATCGGCGCGGGCGAGACGAAGACCGTCGTGGACGAGGCGCTCACGGGCCAAGAGATGCTCACGATCGAGCGCCTCGGCTTCACCGACTCGGGCGCAAACGACCTCTTCGCCACGCTCGAAGTCGAGAAGACCACGGTCTACAAGGACGTGCCCAGCGCGGCCGCGCCCTTCCCCGTCGGCGGCAACAACCGCGAGGTCTTCCTCTGCACGCCCGTCGTGGGCGTGCTCCCCGAGAAGCGGTGGAAGCTCAGCATCCGCAACGCGGCCGGCCTCGCGCAGGACGTCACGTACTACGTCCCCGTCACGAAGTACACGGGGGCGGACCTCCAGCGGGTGCTGTGAGGACCTACGAGCCTCGCCGATTCCACGGCCGGCGAGGCCTCGCCCCCGTTCCGCTCCGACACCCTCCATTCTCCTGACGGCTCATGCCTTGGGTGGGGCAGCGCAACTCCAGCGCCCCTCCTCGTAATTCATGTACTCGCAGCGCTGGAAGCCCTCCCCGTAGTTGCACGAGAGGCGAGTCGGGTACGCGCACTTCGGTTCGCCCGCCAACTTCGGGTGTTCGCCGCGAGGCGTCGTCTTGCCGGGCTCCAACAGGTAGTGGAACGAGACGAGGAGCTTCCCATCCTTGAGCTCGCCCACGACTGGAGACCTCAGGTTGCCGTGATTGTCCATGGAGTACCCAGCCGGCACCTCCACCATCGTCCCGTCCGGTCGCTGCTCGGCCTTGCACGTGTAGCACTTGCGCGTGGACGGGTTGAATTGCTTCCTTCCGCACTTGGGGCATGGTGCGTTCGACACGGGCTTCGAATCGTCTTCCGCCTCATTAGGGGCGCGGCCGCACGACGGGCCGTCGCGGCGCGGGGCTACGGGGTCTCGTCCGGCGACTTCCCGTGCGGGTGCTGGCGGCGCCACGCCGCGGCGGGGTGGCGCGCGACCTCCGCGCTGACGCCGACGTCCTCGAACAGGAGGTCGGGCGCGTAGTCCCCCTGCTCCAGCCGTCGCCCGAACTCGTTCTCGCTCGGTTCGAGCGCGAGGATCTCGCGGAGGCGGGGGAGGACGACGTCGTTGAGGTCCTGGGGCGGCGGGCGATGGCCGCGCCTCCGCGCCGCCTACTGGCACTTCGTCCGCAACCTCGCTGAGGCGACCCATGCGGTCGTTCCGGCCGACGCGCACGGCCGCCTCGATCGCCTCCGCACTTGGTGGCGGGCGATCTTGACGGCGGAGGATCGGAGCACGCCTGCCAGCATTGCGCTCGCGCCCGAGGACGTGCTCCAGTGGACAAGCCGTCCCGACGCGTACCGATCTCGGCCACCCGACGAGTTGGCGGGTGCGGCGGTCGCGAGCGAATCGCGCGCGCTCCTCCAGTGGCTCGCCGAGTGCGCCTTCTTCGCGGACGTCGCCGCGGAGATCCAAGTCATCGAGGCGCGGGCCGACCCCGCCACGACCGCTACGCCAGCCATTCAGGAAGCGATCGCCGACGGAGGAGGAACGCCATGAGCCGCACCCTCCTTCGCCACGAGGGCTGCTCCATGGGGCATCGCAACGGCAGCACGTTGGAGAAGTGCGTGCGATACCGCCGTCTCCGCGAGCTCCGCCGCACCGGCGGCCCGCGGGGGGAGTTCACGCCCGACCGCCTCGCGGGGTCGGCGTGGGACCCGGACGCTCGGCGCTACCTCCACGATGGATGCCGCCGACGACACCGGAGCGCTCGTGCGTTCCTCCGCTGCTTCTGGGCTCGCTCGTACCGCGAGCCCGAAGCGCCGGACCGCGTGCGCGACAGCCGGGGGCGGCGCGAGGCCAGCCTCTACGCAGGAGGTGCGGCGGCATGACGTCCGACCCATGTCCGCCGACACCGCACCACGAGGAGGGGGCGTTCAGGCAACGTCCTCACACGCGGCCCCTCGACCTTACTGCGATCCGCGAGGCGATCGGGCGAGCCTTCCTTGCGGCGTTCCTTGCGGAGGTGCCCACGCAGAAGGCGGAAGCGATCCGGTGCCTCGAAGGCGCCACCGCGTTCTACCTTGCCGCCGCGGACGAGGCCGGGGCTGAGTCGCTCGACTCACGTCACCTTCGGTGGAGCTGCGCGTGGGCGGTCTGCATGTGGTGCAACGGCGAGGGCGGCGCGTGTCCTTGCGAGTGCCACGCCAGGACCGCAGCGTCGGAGGGTAACGGATGATCGTGGAGCGCCTCAAGCCCCGGGGCGCGCACAGCCTCCAGTTCGGGATCCCGCCGGTCCTCGCTCGCGCCCACAACCTCCAGGTCGGCGACCTCTTCGAGGTCACGGTCACGCCCCACGAGGTCCGCTACCGCAAGCTCTCCCCGCTCGAAATCGAGACATGGAAGCGCGTGAACGGAGCGACCGGCCAAAACAGCCTCACGCGCGGCCGCGCCCGACGAACCGGCCACCAGGAGGTCAGCGACTGAGGCCCCGACGCCGCTCCGGGGTCACCCTACATCAGCCCCGCACGGTGATTGTAGTCCCCATGGGCCTCGTCAAGCTCCTGGTCATCGTCGGGCTCCTCCTCTTGCTCGTCTGGGTCGTCCTGTGGGCCATCCGGTTCGCCAAGCGGCTCCTCACGGGCCCCGCCGGCGTCCTCGCCAAGGCGAGCTCGGCGCTCGCGTAAGGCTACGGCGGGCTCGGCAGCGGCATCGATCCCAAGGTTGCGTGCTCCCGCCATGATCTCCCTCGTGCTCAAACCCCGACATGCGAATGCGGACGGCGTCGAGTTCCACCCGTCCCATGTCGGCAAGCGCATGTTCCCGTACCGCGACGGGCACCTCGTCGCCTTCTGGCGCACCCTCGACGAGGCTCGGCGCTCGGTAGGACGCGAGCCCATCCTCGTCGCACTCATGACGATCTTCGACGTCGCGTTCTGGCCCATGGAACGCGTGCACGCCGACCTCCACGGGAAGCCCCTCATGAAGATCGAACTCACGAGCCTCCGCCTCCGCGTGCCTGGGGAAAACGCCACGAGCGAGCAGGCCGTGCCCTTCGACCTCGTCTATGCCCTCAGCCCCGAGGAGACCAAGGCTATCACCGAGGGCGCCGCGGCGAGTGCTGGGCAAACGCCGACGTGACCCGGAGGTGAGGAGCGACGGAGACGACGGTCGGCCCAAGCGCGGACGCGCCCTCGTCGCGCGCGGTCGTGTACCTCCGCGGCAGCGACGACGAGTCGGACACGTCGCACCAGCGCTTCCTCTGCTTGGAGTACGCCGCGCGCAACGGCCTCCACGTGGACGAGGCCGACGTCTACGACGAGGGCGGGGGCTACTCCGGAAAGAAGCTCGTGCGCGTGCGCTTCGACGAGATGCTGCACCGGATCATGGAGCACCGCGACGTGGACGCCATCGTCCTCTACAAGTTCGACCGCGCGCTCCGGAAAATCAAGTACCTCCTGGAGCTCA
Above is a genomic segment from Candidatus Thermoplasmatota archaeon containing:
- a CDS encoding MEDS domain-containing protein, whose protein sequence is MGDSRYGHHLERLKGSDHPDWEVRSLHDDDVVAALAAASRERDAYLANVLATEALNRLRRARGDPGPRRGAEAEMELAVAPHDHLCLVYASTEDQLAAVVPYVKDGLEKGERCIYVADDRTVSEIDAALVRAGIDVAAAERSGSLVMASKTDAYIRDGGFDPDRMLGYLAEAALEARDRGFAALRVTGEMTWALGSEPGTERVLEYEAKLNGFFARYNASAICQYNLNRFPAELLLGVLRTHPKVLHRGLLCDNPFYIPAEEYLGTADARRSLDRLLDRIVSGRESEMERRSEALALEGLVRTRTRDLLEVNRSLEAFAAAVSHDIRAPLRGVAQLLEVLEEDHGNALGEEGAALVGRARKESRRLVTLVNDLLALSRSVSSPVSLAQVDVSQVAREVASDLREWMPDHDVDVSIEEGLVAEADGRVLRVVLRNLLGNAWKFTKGVGNPRVEVFAERDGDGTVFVVRDNGVGFDPSEAPALFEPFRRLANARHVEGSGLGLSTVRRLVERQGGRVWIEGRPGAGATVRFTIGSPSRMHGVGAARAPQ
- a CDS encoding VOC family protein, translating into MSTPRPASDARLTLAFRNVARYVRDPAANLPLYEALGFGLVRDAGDMLVLRHHDGVGLVLHRWDERPTTLLDTALGFTIAGDEDRLRAHLEAAGWRLLRAPQHGDVGYFLIYGDLDGNPVNLVGKPLRAAPAPGTVRLVLRDGRAVAEPMEP
- a CDS encoding NAD(P)-dependent alcohol dehydrogenase translates to MQAYLCRRYGGVDAIDLAEVPDPVPAEHEVLVRIHATTVTAGDWRVRTLEVPQGLGLVARLAIGFSRPRQPILGTELAGIVEAVGAHVTRFRPGDAVFAFPGEAMGAHAELRAIAEDGPIAPKPANLSMEDAAALPFGGATALDFLRKVELRPRERILVVGASGNVGTALVQLAKRAGAHITAVASGANEDLVRSLGADRFVDYTREPYLDGRETYDVIADTAGVDHGGGGMGGALLLVGAVALGGYALWNALRNRKDSELEPL
- a CDS encoding fibronectin type III domain-containing protein, with the protein product MSLQQLFPQQHSEITSKLAEKFPTSTYSVGVLMDEAFVLKLAQPDEILNKHTSFIVLKGFEGASDEVHFLTVKGTNYDLVKFLGIAASSAPSINLLVADTFTTAEAESVPLNTIASSPQSVLGDAYARHLSTQGFASGTTMKTVVKAVGAATSGGSSELATKVANLPFDVGVYDLGTHTYSESRVDTYNLALVRFMPDPTSRDLLTLAQYPYTTTGHEVKVRGFLVNTAKLGAPATDAALDLKSLADQWTGKTGVLQLLSRTPSSPLANIGESNFLSGMGELQASRTQANAIFVVTGLEWVPPGSSHMAKELPGLTFPQNSLVRHIEVKGWILPPEQTAWTASAGLLPGVMFDFAAEGIEPRIYATFTAMAPSPAPVPVPVKIDGILVSDRAMRAALETGLSDARGKDPWSEAIIAAASNASYNRFFTATGGYLWPLKVEPWNPLDGQPTPMILYQAEGRLKWTPTIGEGFTRYEVRNSNSPMTSPGAGTVVATITDKAARTYTLPDDAKGYYTVWAFNSKGSAASNSLYVEGAPVVVLSSVVFCASNQKTCLKVGWSQYSGSGFQKYEIYRRTGGGSWALVQTITSVGTTTHDDSGLTCGTTYDYRVSLYVNGKRGDSNSLSGNPNNGFGGCTASAVAVTSVVLCDTSPKTCLRVGWSQYTGGGFEKYEVYRRASGGDWSLAQTITAAGTTSHSDSSLTCGTTYEYKVRLYSAGESADSNTMSGIPNNGYGSCAAPSTTLNSVVYCQTNQKTCLSLGWSKYSGQGFEKYEVYRRTSGGAWGLVQTITDQNTTSHDDNGLTCGTTYEYKVRLVVAGEGADSNTMYGNPNNGMGGCW